From Microbacterium sp. 10M-3C3:
GCAGGACTTCGACGGCGACAACGCGCCGGTCGTGCGCGTCTCGGGCCTGAAGGCGCTCGAGGGCGACGAGAAGTGGACGCAGTCCATCCTCGACCTCATGGAGGCCGTCGACGAGTCCATCCCCGACCCGGTGCGTGACAAGGACAAGCCCTTCCTCATGCCCATCGAGGACGTCTTCACCATCACCGGCCGTGGCACGGTCGTCACGGGTCGCGCCGAGCGCGGCACGCTCGCGATCAACTCCGAGGTCGAGATCGTGGGTCTGCGCCCGACGCAGAAGACCACGGTCACGGGTATCGAGATGTTCCACAAGCAGCTCGACGAGGCCTGGGCCGGCGAGAACTGTGGTCTGCTCCTGCGCGGCACCAAGCGTGACGACGTCGAGCGCGGCCAGGTCGTCGTGAAGCCCGGTTCGGTCACCCCGCACACCGAGTTCGAGGGCACGGCGTACATCCTCTCCAAGGAGGAGGGTGGCCGTCACAACCCCTTCTACACGAACTACCGTCCGCAGTTCTACTTCCGTACCACGGACGTGACCGGCGTCATCACGCTGCCCGAGGGCACCGAGATGGTCATGCCCGGTGACACCACGGACATGAAGGTCGACCTCATCCAGCCCATCGCCATGGAGGAGGGCCTCGGCTTCGCGATCCGCGAGGGCGGCCGCACCGTCGGCGCCGGCACGGTGACGAAGATCATCAAGTAAGTCCTCGGACTTCCCGCGACGGGGTCGGGCCTTCGGGCCCGGCCCCGTCGTCGTTTGTTACGTCCCGATGAAGGTTTGGTGCTCGCGCTGGCCCTGAGTTGTGATTTCGCTGAGAACACCGCTAGCCTGGGTCGAGAAGCAGTGGGAGAGGTGCCACTTTCCACATCCGTCTCGACCGCGGATACATCCATGCTGCTTCGTTTCGTCCCCACCGTACGAACTTCCCAGCATCGGAGTACCGAATGAAGAACCTTCGCACCAAGCTTGCGGCGGTCGTCATCGCCGCCGCGGCTTTCACCGCCGCTCCCATCGCGGCCTTCGCCGACGGGTACCCGCCGGCCAGCGTCGTCTCGGGACCTGCGACCGTCACCGCCGGCGGCACCGCGACCTTCACGTTCGGCGGCTTCGACCCCAACGAGCAGGTCACCTTCACGCTCACGGGTGAGAACGCCGCCGGCGCGACCCTCGCGGTCGTCAAGGCCGCCGTCAACAGCAAGTCCATCACCAAGACGGCTTCGGCCCAGGGCACGGCGTCGGTCACCGTGACGCTCCCGGCCAACGCCTCGGGCACCTACACCCTGACCGCGGACAGCGCGTCCACCGACCCGGCCTCGACGACCTTCACGGTCGCCGGCTCGGGCGGCAGCGGCCTCCCCGCCACGGGTATCGACGCCGCGTCGATGACCGGTGTGTGGATCGGCGGCGGCGCGCTGCTGGCCGCCGGCATCGCGGTCACCTCGGTGGCGGTCATCCGCCGCCGCCAGGCCGAGCAGGCGTAAGCACCTCACCGAAGGCCCTCCACCCACGGGTGGGGGGCCTTCGTGCTGCGCGCAACCCCTTCTCCGTCCAGGTTCCGCCCGGCACAATGGCGGCGACACCCACCGAGGAGGACGACATGGGCGTGGACGACATCGTCAACAAGGGCAAGCAGCTGTTCGAGCAGAACCGCGACAAGATCGAGGATGCCCTCAAGAGCGAGAAGGCCGAAGAGGTGAGCGACAGGATCCTCGACGGCGCCGCGGACGCGATCAAGAAGGTCGTGCCCGAGGGGCAGCGCGCGAAGGTCGACCAGGTGCGCGAGAACGTCGACAAGCACGTCGGCAACCAGTAGCCCGATCTCTCGAAAGTGCATCGTCGCGGCGAGACCGCTCGCCCGACGGTGCACCTTCGCGTGAACGGTGCACTCTCGGCGAGGTTGGCGAGCGGTCCTCCCCAGGCGCACGCGTGAGGACGGTGTGCACGGGCCGCGTCCTTCGTGTCTTCCGTCGCCGGGCAGGGGAGAAGGCTCGCGGGCATGGATGCGCCGCGCCTTCTGCTGGCCCGTGATCACCTCCGCAGCGGCCGCGACGCGGCCTTCCGAGCGGCGATCCGCGAGCGCCGGCTCGTCGCGGTGTGCCGCGGGGTGTGGACGGAGCGCGCGCCGTGGGTCGCGGCGCGCCCGGAGGAGCGGATGCGGCTGCGCGCCCGCGCCCACGCGCACATGTGCCAGGACCGTCCGGTCTTCGCGTTCGAGACCGCGGCAGCGCTGCACGGCTTGCCGCTGTGGGGCGCAGAGGACTCCCGCGTGCACGTGCTCGACCCCGACGAGCGGCCCGCGCGCAGCCGCCCGGGTGTCTTCCGCCACAGCGGTCCGCTCGCACCCGAGGACGTGACCGTGCGGCGCGGCGTCCTCGTGACCTCGCTCGAGCGCACGGTCGCCGACGTCGTACGCACCGCGCGGAAGGAAGCGGCGATCTCCGTCCTCGACGCGGCTCTGCGCCAGGTCGCGTGGCGCGGCCACGACGAGTACGACCGCGATGCGGCGGAGGAGCTGCGCGGTCGGCTGATCGTCCGATGGTCGCGGATGCCGGGAGCCCGCGGCATCCGTCAAGCCCGCTTCCTCGCGCCGATCGGCGACGGGCGCGCGGACCGTCCAGGGGAGAGCGTCTCGCGGCTGTGGATGCGGATCCTCGGCGCTGAGGATCCGGAACTGCAGTACGAGGTCGGCCTCCCGAGCGGCCGACGCGCATTCCTCGACTTCGCCTGGCCACGGCTGCGCCGCTTCGGCGAGTTCGACGGCGATGCGAAGTACCTCGACCCGCTCCTGACCAGTGGTCAGGACATGCGCGGGGTGCTCCGTGCGCAGCGGGCGCGCGAGACGGACGTCATCGCCGCGACCGGGTTCACACCGGTGCGGTGGGGGAGCGAGCGGCTTGCGGGCATGTCGACGTTCGCTGCCTTCCTGCGCGCGCAGGGCCTCCTGCCCTGACCACGAGAGTGCACCATGATGGCGAGAGTGCATCGCCGGAGGTGCACTCTCGCCTCGACGATGCACTTTCGGCGGAGGTATGGCGAGGTCGTCGGCGGTACCAGGACGCGCGACACGCCCGGGTTTGCGACACGCCCGGAGTGCACGTAGACTGTTCCAGTTCCACATTCCGGGAGCCGCTTCGCGCGTGCTCCGGGATCACTGCCAGGGCAGTGCATAGGTCCGCGAGAGCGAAGAACCTAGGCCGCGGGCAGCAGAACATCACACCGAAACCCTCAGCTCCATCCGGAGACGCGCGCGTGCGCGCGGAGGGTTGGGCCGGATGCCTGCATCCGGTTTGACAGCTGAACAGCGGTGCAGCATCGCTCGCGAGAGCGGAAAGTGCCAGGCGCGCAAGCGCCACCGTGCGTCCGATGCCCGGGGTCGGGTAAGACGCGAGAAAGAGAGTGAGCAGACAATGGCGGGACAGAAGATCCGCATTCGCCTGAAGTCGTACGACCACGCGGGGCTCGATTCGTCGGCTCGCAAGATCGTCGACACCGTGACCCGCGCCGGCGCCACCGTCGTCGGCCCCGTGCCGCTGCCGACCGAGAAGAACGTCGTCGTCGTCATCCGGTCGCCCCACAAGTACAAGGACAGCCGCGAGCACTTCGAGATGCGCACCCACAAGCGCCTCATCGACATCATCGACCCGACGCCCAAGGCCGTCGACTCGCTGATGCGTCTCGACCTCCCGGCCGACGTCAACATCGAGATCAAGCTCTGAGGTCCGACATGGCTGACATCAACTCCAAGGTTTCGAAGGGCCTGCTGGGCACGAAGCTCGGCATGACCCAGGTCTGGGACGCGAACGGCAAGCTCGTGCCCGTCACCGTGATCGAGGTCGCCCCCAACGTGGTGACCCAGGTCCGCACGCCGGAGAAGGACGGCTACAACGCCGTCCAGATCGCCTACGGCCAGATCGACCCCCGCAAGGTCAACAAGCCGCTGACGGCCCACTTCGAGGCCGCCGGCGTCACCCCGCGCCGTCACCTCACCGAGGTCCGCACCGCGGATGCCGCTGACTACTCACTCGGTCAGGAGCTCACCGTGGACGGCCTGTTCGAGGCCGGCCAGCTCGTCGACGTCGTCGGCACGAGCAAGGGCAAGGGCACCGCGGGTGTCATGAAGCGCCACAACTTCAAGGGTGTCTCCGCCTCGCACGGTGCGCACCGCAACCACCGCAAGCCCGGTTCGATCGGCGCCTCGTCGACGCCGAGCCGCGTGTTCAAGGGCATGCGCATGGCCGGCCGTATGGGTGGCGAGCGCGTGACCGTCCTCAACCTCACGGTGCACGCCGTCGACGCCGAGAAGGGTCTGCTGCTCGTCAAGGGCGCCGTCCCCGGTGCGCGCGGCCGCATCGTCTACGTCCGCAACGCAGTGAAGGGTGCCTGAACTCATGGCTGACTCGACTCTCGCGCTCGACGTCGTCAAGGCGGACGGGAAGAAGGCCGGTTCGGTCGACCTTCCCGCGTCGCTGTTCGACGTCAAGACGAACATCCCGCTCATCCACCAGGTCGTCGTCGCCCAGCGCGCCGCCGCCCGCCAGGGCACGCACTCGACCAAGCGTCGTGGCGAGGTCTCCGGTGCCGGCCGCAAGCCCTTCAAGCAGAAGGGCACGGGTAACGCCCGTCAGGGCTCGATCCGCGCGCCGCACATGACCGGCGGTGGCATCGTCCACGGCCCGAAGCCGCGCGACTACGGCCAGCGCACGCCCAAGAAGATGATCGCCGCCGCGCTGCTGGGCGCCCTGAGCGACCGCGCCCGCGGCGAGCGTCTGCACGTCGTGGAGTCCTTCGGCATCGACGGCGCGCCGTCCACCAAGGCCGCCGCCGCCGTGCTGTCCGCCCTCGCGCCGACGAAGAACGTCCTCGTCGTCATCGAGCGCGACGACGAGCTGAGCATCAAGAGCGTCCGCAACCTTGAGTACGTGCACGTGCTCAGCTTCGACCAGCTCAACGCCTACGACGTGCTCGTCTCCGACGACATCGTCTTCACCAAGGCCGCCTACGACGCGTTCGTCGCGTCGAAGGCCGACGCCACCGAGGAGGTCTCGGCATGACCGCCGTGAACAAGGACCCGCGCGACATCATCCTGAAGCCGGTCGTCTCGGAGAAAAGCTACGGGCTCATCGACGAGGGCAAGTACACGTTCTACGTGGACAACCGCGCCTCCAAGACCGAGATCAAGCTCGCGATCGAGAAGATCTTCGGCGTCAAGGTCGCCGCGGTCAACACGCTGAACCGCCCGGGCAAGGCCCGTCGCACCCGCTTCGGCATGGGCAAGCGCAAGGACACCAAGCGCGCCATCGTCACGCTGAAGTCGGGCACCATCGACATCTTCACGGCAGTCGGCTGACGGTCGGGACAGGGACGAGAGAACAATGGCTATTCGCAAGTACAAGCCCACGACGCCCGGTCGCCGCGGCTCGTCGGTGGCGGACTTCGCCGAGATCACCCGATCGACGCCCGAGAAGTCGCTGCTGCGCCCGCTGGCCAAGACCGGCGGTCGCAACAACCAGGGTCGCATCACGACGCGTCACATCGGTGGCGGTCATAAGCGTCAGTACCGCGTCATCGACTTCCGTCGTGACGACAAGGACGGCATCGACGCCAAGGTCGCTCACATCGAGTACGACCCCAACCGCACCGCGCGCATCGCGCTCCTGCACTACAAGGACGGCGAGAAGCGCTACATCCTCGCGCCGAACAAGCTGAAGCAGGGCGACATCATCGAGTCCGGCGCATCCGCCGACATCAAGCCCGGCAACAACCTGCCGCTGCGCAACATCCCCACCGGTACCGTGATCCACGCGATCGAGCTCCGCCCCGGCGGCGGTGCCAAGATGGCGCGCTCGGCCGGTGCGTCCGTCCGCCTCGTGGCGAAGGACGGCCCGTACGCGCAGCTGCGTCTGCCCTCGGGCGAGATCCGCAACGTCGACGCGCGCTGCCGCGCGACGATCGGCGAGGTCGGCAACGCCGAGCAGTCCAACATCAACTGGGGCAAGGCCGGCCGCAAGCGCTGGAAGGGCGTGCGCCCGACCGTCCGCGGTGTCGCGATGAACCCGGTCGACCACCCGCACGGTGGTGGTGAGGGCAAGACCTCCGGTGGACGTCACCCCGTGACGCCGTGGGGTCAGCCGGAGGGCCGCACCCGCCACGCCAACAAGGAAAGCGACAAGCTCATCGTCCGCCGTCGCACGGCCGGCAAGAAGCGCAAGTAGGAGTAGAGGAAGATGCCACGCAGTCTCAAGAAGGGCCCCTTCGTCGACGAGCACCTGCTTCGCAAGGTCGTGTCGCAGAACGAGGCGGGTACCAAGAACGTCATCAAGACCTGGTCGCGTCGCTCGATGATCATCCCCGCCATGCTGGGGCACACGATCGCCGTGCACGACGGTCGCAAGCACATCCCCGTGTTTGTGACCGAGACCATGGTCGGCCACAAGCTGGGCGAGTTCGCGCCCACCCGCACCTTCCGCGGCCACGAGAAGGACGACAAGAAGGGCCGCCGCCGCTGACGCGGGGCGCTGAGAGGAGAGAGAAATGGTGGAGTCCATCGCCCGTGTGCGACACATCCGCGTGACCCCTCAGAAGGCTCGTCGTGTCGTCGCCCTCATCAAGGGCAAGCAGGCCGAGGAGGCCCTGGCCATCCTCAAGTTCGCGCCGCAGAGCGCGAGCGAGCCCATCTACAAGCTCGTCGCCTCGGCGATCGCGAACGCTCGCGTGAAGGCCGACTCGACGAACGAGTACCTGGACGACGCCGACCTGTACGTGAAGAACGCGTACGTCGACGAGGGCACGACGCTCAAGCGTTTCCAGCCCCGCGCGCAGGGTCGTGCGTTCCAGATCAAGAAGCGCACGAGCCACATCACGGTCGTGCTCTCGACGCCGGAGACGGCCGAGGCACCCGCCGCGACGGCCGGCACGAAGAAGAAGGCGAGCAAGTAATGGGCCAGAAGGTCAACCCGTACGGCTTCCGCCTCGGCATCACCACGGACCACGTGTCGCGGTGGTTCTCGGACTCGACCAAGCCGGGCCAGCGCTACGCCGACTACGTCGCCGAGGACATCAAGATCCGCAAGCTCCTGCAGACGCAGCTGGACCGCGCCGGCGTGAGCAACATCGAGATCGAGCGCACGCGTGACCGCGTCCGCGTCGACATCCACACCGCCCGCCCGGGCATCGTGATCGGTCGCCGCGGCGCCGAGGCCGAGCGCATCCGCGCCGACCTCGAGAAGCTCACCGGCAAGCAGATCCAGCTCAACATCCTCGAGGTGAAGAACCCCGAGGCCGACGCCCAGCTCGTCGCGCAGGGCATCGCCGAGCAGCTCTCCGCCCGCGTGGCCTTCCGCCGCGCGATGCGCAAGGGTCTGCAGGGCGCGCAGCGCGCCGGCGCCAAGGGCGTCCGCATCCAGGTCTCCGGCCGCCTCGGCGGCGCGGAGATGAGCCGCTCCGAGTTCTACCGCGAGGGCCGCGTGCCCCTGCACACGCTCCGTGCCAACATCGACTACGGCTTCTACGAGGCCAAGACGACGTTCGGCCGCATCGGCGTGAAGGTGTGGATCTACAAGGGCGACCTGACCAACAAGGAGCTCGCCCGCGAGCAGGCCAACGCGCCGAAGTCCCGCGGTCGTGACGACCGCGGCGGCGACCGTCGTCGTGGCCCCCGCGCCGAGGCCCCCGTCGCAGAAGGAGCGTCTGCCTGATGCTTATCCCCCGCAAGGTCAAGTACCGCAAGCAGCACCACCCCGGCCGCTCGGGCCAGGCCACCGGCGGCACGAAGGTCTCCTTCGGCGAGTTCGGCATCCAGGCCCTCACGCCCGCTTACGTGACCAACCGTCAGATCGAGTCCGCTCGTATCGCGATGACCCGTCACATCAAGCGTGGCGGCAAGGTGTGGATCAACATCTACCCCGACCGACCGCTCACCAAGAAGCCCGCCGAGACCCGCATGGGCTCGGGTAAGGGCTCGCCGGAGTGGTGGGTCGCCAACGTCAAGCCGGGTCGCGTCCTGTTCGAGGTCGCGGGCGTCAACGAGCAGCTCGCTCTCGAGGCGCTCACCCGTGCCATCCACAAGCTGCCGCTGAAGGCACGCATCATCAAGCGCGAGGAGGGCGACGCGTAATGGCGATCGGCACCAAGACGCTCGCGACGAGCGAGCTCGACACGTTCGAAGACCAGCGCCTGGTCGAGGAGCTGCGCAAGGCCAAGGAGGAGCTGTTCAACCTCCGCTTCCAGTCGGCCACCGGCCAGCTCGAGAGCCACGGCCGCATCCGCGCCGTCAAGCGCGACATCGCGCGGCTGTACACGGTGATCCGCGAGCGCGAGCTCGGCATCCGTGCCACGCCCGCTCCGGTCGCCGCGTCGACCAAGGCGAAGAAGACCAAGGCCTCGAAGGCGGATGCTGCGCCTGAGGCCGCGAAGGAAGAGGCCGAGTGATGGCTGAGACCACCGAGAAGAAGGCGCCGGCGCGCAAGCCGGCCGCCAAGAAGGCCGCCGCCGAGGTGGAGACCCCCCGGGTCGCGGGTCACGAGAGCGCCGCGCACGACGTGCGCGACGCTGACGCCCGTGGCTACCGCAAGTCGCGTCGTGGCTACGTCGTGAGCGACAAGATGGACAAGACGATCGTCGTCGAGGTCGAGGACCGCGTGAAGCACCCCCTCTACGGCAAGGTCATCCGTCGCACCTCCAAGGTGAAGGCGCACGACGAGGGCAACACCGCCGGCATCGGCGACCTGGTTGTCATCAACGAGACCCGTCCGCTCAGCGCCACCAAGCGCTGGCGCCTGGTCGAGATCGTGGAGAAGGCCAAGTGATCCAGAACGAATCGCGCCTCAAGGTCGCCGACAACACCGGCGCCAAGGAGCTGCTCACCATCCGCGTGCTCGGCGGCTCCAACCGCCGGTACGCGGGCCTGGGCGACGTCATCGTCGCCACGGTCAAGGACGCGATCCCCGGCGGCAACGTCAAGAAGGGCGACGTCGTCAAGGCCGTGGTCGTGCGCGTCGTCAAGCAGACCCGCCGTCCCGACGGCTCGTACATCAAGTTCGACGAGAACGCCGCCGTGATCCTGAAGAACGACGGGGAGCCCCGCGGCACCCGCATCTTCGGACCGGTCGGCCGTGAGCTTCGCGACAAGAAGTTCATGAAGATCGTCTCGCTCGCCCCGGAGGTCATCTGATCATGGCGAAGATCAAGAAGGGCGACCTGGTTCAGGTCATCTCGGGCGCCAAGCCCGAGCGCGGCGGCGACCGCGGCAAGCAGGGCAAGGTCCTCGAGGTCCTCGTCGAGCAGAACCGCGTCATCGTCGAGGGCGTGAACTACGTCACCAAGCACAACCGCGTGGGTCAGACCCAGCGCGGCACGAAGACGGGCGGCATCGAGACGTTCGAGGCCCCCATCCACATCTCCAACGTCGCCCTGGTCGACCCCTCGAGCAAGAAGCCGACGCGCGTCGGCCACCGCGTCGAGGAGAAGGTCAAGGACGGCGTGAAGCGCACGGTCCGCGTGCGCTACGCGAAGAAGAGCGGCAAGGACCTCTGAACATGAGCACCGCGACTGCCGCGGTGGCTGGCAAGACCCAGCCCCGCCTGAAGCAGAAGTACAACACCGAGATCAAGA
This genomic window contains:
- the tuf gene encoding elongation factor Tu, which translates into the protein MAKAKFERTKPHVNIGTIGHVDHGKTTLTAAISKVLADKYPSATNVQRDFASIDSAPEERQRGITINISHVEYETPKRHYAHVDAPGHADYIKNMITGAAQMDGAILVVAATDGPMAQTREHVLLAKQVGVPYLLVALNKADMVDDEEILELVELEVRELLSSQDFDGDNAPVVRVSGLKALEGDEKWTQSILDLMEAVDESIPDPVRDKDKPFLMPIEDVFTITGRGTVVTGRAERGTLAINSEVEIVGLRPTQKTTVTGIEMFHKQLDEAWAGENCGLLLRGTKRDDVERGQVVVKPGSVTPHTEFEGTAYILSKEEGGRHNPFYTNYRPQFYFRTTDVTGVITLPEGTEMVMPGDTTDMKVDLIQPIAMEEGLGFAIREGGRTVGAGTVTKIIK
- the rplV gene encoding 50S ribosomal protein L22; translation: MVESIARVRHIRVTPQKARRVVALIKGKQAEEALAILKFAPQSASEPIYKLVASAIANARVKADSTNEYLDDADLYVKNAYVDEGTTLKRFQPRAQGRAFQIKKRTSHITVVLSTPETAEAPAATAGTKKKASK
- the rpsS gene encoding 30S ribosomal protein S19, encoding MPRSLKKGPFVDEHLLRKVVSQNEAGTKNVIKTWSRRSMIIPAMLGHTIAVHDGRKHIPVFVTETMVGHKLGEFAPTRTFRGHEKDDKKGRRR
- the rplC gene encoding 50S ribosomal protein L3, with product MADINSKVSKGLLGTKLGMTQVWDANGKLVPVTVIEVAPNVVTQVRTPEKDGYNAVQIAYGQIDPRKVNKPLTAHFEAAGVTPRRHLTEVRTADAADYSLGQELTVDGLFEAGQLVDVVGTSKGKGTAGVMKRHNFKGVSASHGAHRNHRKPGSIGASSTPSRVFKGMRMAGRMGGERVTVLNLTVHAVDAEKGLLLVKGAVPGARGRIVYVRNAVKGA
- the rplW gene encoding 50S ribosomal protein L23, with the translated sequence MTAVNKDPRDIILKPVVSEKSYGLIDEGKYTFYVDNRASKTEIKLAIEKIFGVKVAAVNTLNRPGKARRTRFGMGKRKDTKRAIVTLKSGTIDIFTAVG
- the rpsQ gene encoding 30S ribosomal protein S17 — its product is MRDADARGYRKSRRGYVVSDKMDKTIVVEVEDRVKHPLYGKVIRRTSKVKAHDEGNTAGIGDLVVINETRPLSATKRWRLVEIVEKAK
- the rplP gene encoding 50S ribosomal protein L16, translating into MLIPRKVKYRKQHHPGRSGQATGGTKVSFGEFGIQALTPAYVTNRQIESARIAMTRHIKRGGKVWINIYPDRPLTKKPAETRMGSGKGSPEWWVANVKPGRVLFEVAGVNEQLALEALTRAIHKLPLKARIIKREEGDA
- the rpsJ gene encoding 30S ribosomal protein S10; protein product: MAGQKIRIRLKSYDHAGLDSSARKIVDTVTRAGATVVGPVPLPTEKNVVVVIRSPHKYKDSREHFEMRTHKRLIDIIDPTPKAVDSLMRLDLPADVNIEIKL
- the rpsC gene encoding 30S ribosomal protein S3; translation: MGQKVNPYGFRLGITTDHVSRWFSDSTKPGQRYADYVAEDIKIRKLLQTQLDRAGVSNIEIERTRDRVRVDIHTARPGIVIGRRGAEAERIRADLEKLTGKQIQLNILEVKNPEADAQLVAQGIAEQLSARVAFRRAMRKGLQGAQRAGAKGVRIQVSGRLGGAEMSRSEFYREGRVPLHTLRANIDYGFYEAKTTFGRIGVKVWIYKGDLTNKELAREQANAPKSRGRDDRGGDRRRGPRAEAPVAEGASA
- a CDS encoding Rv0909 family putative TA system antitoxin → MGVDDIVNKGKQLFEQNRDKIEDALKSEKAEEVSDRILDGAADAIKKVVPEGQRAKVDQVRENVDKHVGNQ
- the rplD gene encoding 50S ribosomal protein L4; the encoded protein is MADSTLALDVVKADGKKAGSVDLPASLFDVKTNIPLIHQVVVAQRAAARQGTHSTKRRGEVSGAGRKPFKQKGTGNARQGSIRAPHMTGGGIVHGPKPRDYGQRTPKKMIAAALLGALSDRARGERLHVVESFGIDGAPSTKAAAAVLSALAPTKNVLVVIERDDELSIKSVRNLEYVHVLSFDQLNAYDVLVSDDIVFTKAAYDAFVASKADATEEVSA
- the rplN gene encoding 50S ribosomal protein L14; the protein is MIQNESRLKVADNTGAKELLTIRVLGGSNRRYAGLGDVIVATVKDAIPGGNVKKGDVVKAVVVRVVKQTRRPDGSYIKFDENAAVILKNDGEPRGTRIFGPVGRELRDKKFMKIVSLAPEVI
- the rpmC gene encoding 50S ribosomal protein L29, producing MAIGTKTLATSELDTFEDQRLVEELRKAKEELFNLRFQSATGQLESHGRIRAVKRDIARLYTVIRERELGIRATPAPVAASTKAKKTKASKADAAPEAAKEEAE
- the rplB gene encoding 50S ribosomal protein L2, whose product is MAIRKYKPTTPGRRGSSVADFAEITRSTPEKSLLRPLAKTGGRNNQGRITTRHIGGGHKRQYRVIDFRRDDKDGIDAKVAHIEYDPNRTARIALLHYKDGEKRYILAPNKLKQGDIIESGASADIKPGNNLPLRNIPTGTVIHAIELRPGGGAKMARSAGASVRLVAKDGPYAQLRLPSGEIRNVDARCRATIGEVGNAEQSNINWGKAGRKRWKGVRPTVRGVAMNPVDHPHGGGEGKTSGGRHPVTPWGQPEGRTRHANKESDKLIVRRRTAGKKRK
- the rplX gene encoding 50S ribosomal protein L24; this encodes MAKIKKGDLVQVISGAKPERGGDRGKQGKVLEVLVEQNRVIVEGVNYVTKHNRVGQTQRGTKTGGIETFEAPIHISNVALVDPSSKKPTRVGHRVEEKVKDGVKRTVRVRYAKKSGKDL